The Candidatus Methylomirabilota bacterium genome contains a region encoding:
- a CDS encoding glycosyltransferase: MRVALFTNNYVPFCGGVTISVETLRGGLARRGHEVWVFAPRFPGATADPRVIRYRSVPAATYPEFALAIPFSPAIAARTRALGVDVFHAQHPFLLGPAARRLATRQARPLVFTYHTRYEKYAHYVPLRRALVEAAAVHLSTRFAARATAVIAPSGVIRDELVRRGVRTPIAVVPTGVDLTRFAPGDGGATRRELGLTAEDRVLLYVGRLDPEKSVERVVLAFERIASTVPRTRLLLVGQGTRAEALRCLAGSLSVAERIHFLGLRAHAALPVCYRAADVFIFASETETQGLVLAEAAASGLPAVAVAAPGCDEVVRDGASGLLTKAEPAALAEAAIGLLVDDERRRAMGARAREVAERQFGVDLQIDRTLAVYEEARARVARERR, from the coding sequence GTGCGCGTCGCCCTCTTCACGAACAACTACGTGCCGTTCTGCGGGGGCGTCACCATCTCGGTGGAGACCCTTCGCGGCGGGCTGGCCCGGCGTGGCCACGAGGTGTGGGTGTTCGCGCCGCGTTTCCCCGGGGCCACCGCCGATCCGCGCGTCATCCGCTACCGGTCCGTTCCCGCGGCCACCTACCCGGAGTTCGCCCTGGCCATTCCGTTCTCGCCGGCCATCGCCGCGCGGACGCGGGCGCTCGGTGTCGACGTGTTTCACGCGCAGCACCCGTTCCTGTTGGGACCGGCGGCGCGCCGCCTGGCCACCCGGCAGGCCCGCCCGCTGGTCTTCACCTACCACACGCGATACGAGAAGTACGCCCACTACGTCCCTCTGCGGCGCGCGCTGGTCGAGGCGGCGGCGGTGCATCTGAGCACGCGGTTCGCGGCCCGGGCCACGGCGGTCATCGCGCCGTCGGGCGTCATCCGGGACGAGCTGGTGCGTCGGGGGGTGCGGACACCGATCGCCGTGGTGCCGACCGGCGTCGATCTGACGCGCTTCGCTCCGGGTGATGGAGGCGCGACCCGCCGGGAGCTCGGGCTCACGGCGGAGGATCGGGTGCTGCTCTACGTCGGACGGCTGGATCCGGAGAAGAGCGTCGAGCGCGTCGTGCTGGCCTTCGAGCGGATCGCCAGCACGGTGCCGCGGACGCGGCTGCTCCTCGTCGGGCAGGGGACCCGGGCCGAGGCGCTGCGCTGCCTGGCCGGCTCGCTGTCCGTGGCCGAGCGAATCCACTTCCTCGGGCTGCGAGCCCACGCGGCGCTGCCCGTTTGCTATCGGGCCGCCGACGTCTTCATCTTCGCGTCCGAGACCGAGACGCAGGGGCTGGTGCTGGCGGAAGCCGCGGCCAGCGGGCTGCCGGCGGTCGCCGTCGCCGCCCCCGGCTGCGACGAGGTCGTGCGGGACGGAGCCAGCGGGCTGCTCACGAAGGCCGAGCCGGCGGCGCTGGCCGAGGCGGCCATCGGCCTGCTCGTGGACGACGAGCGTCGCCGGGCGATGGGCGCCCGCGCCCGCGAGGTGGCGGAGCGCCAGTTCGGGGTCGACCTTCAGATCGACCGGACACTCGCCGTCTACGAGGAGGCCCGGGCCCGGGTCGCCCGGGAGCGGCGGTGA
- a CDS encoding phenylacetate--CoA ligase, protein MIWNPAAECQPPDQRTALQLERLQLTLQWASARVPFYAERLKGHAVRSLDELAGLPFTRKSDLREHYPLGLFAVPPGELARIHASSGTRGKPTVVGYTQDDLEMWREVMARVMVAAGARPRDLLHIAFGYGL, encoded by the coding sequence ATGATCTGGAACCCCGCCGCCGAGTGTCAGCCGCCGGATCAGCGGACGGCCCTGCAGCTCGAGCGCCTGCAGCTGACGCTGCAGTGGGCGTCCGCGCGCGTGCCCTTCTACGCCGAGCGGTTGAAGGGGCACGCGGTTCGCTCGCTGGACGAGCTGGCCGGGCTGCCGTTCACGCGCAAGAGCGACCTTCGCGAGCACTACCCGCTGGGCCTGTTCGCCGTGCCCCCGGGCGAGCTGGCGCGCATCCATGCCTCGTCGGGGACCAGGGGCAAGCCTACGGTCGTGGGCTACACCCAGGACGACCTCGAGATGTGGCGCGAGGTCATGGCGCGTGTGATGGTGGCGGCCGGGGCGCGGCCCCGGGACCTCCTGCACATCGCGTTCGGCTACGGGCT